A single region of the Blattabacterium cuenoti genome encodes:
- a CDS encoding Mrp/NBP35 family ATP-binding protein — MILKKKIEEALKNVFIIDNKNIIESGFVKKIDFLNQKIIIYLNLSNPTMHFKKKLIKDINHSIKNKNILYPICIKIEMKSNTKIKKTIIKNIIAVASGKGGVGKSTIATNIAVSLVLMGFNVGLLDADIYGPSIPLMFNIEDENIQTIIHKNGIMNPIIRYGVKILSIGFFIKNGQAIVWRGPMVTKVLRQFMHETDWGELDFLIVDLPPGTGDIHLSLLQEISFKGIILVSTSQKIALSDVNRAVGMFRIKSIYVPILGIIENMSYFLTKESKDKCYLFGIDGVKNFSKKMDIFFLGKIPFLQKIRENSDLGIPVVLENENIKNIFIKITKNIITKLP, encoded by the coding sequence ATGATACTAAAAAAAAAGATTGAAGAAGCATTAAAAAATGTTTTTATTATCGATAATAAAAATATTATAGAGTCTGGTTTTGTAAAAAAAATAGATTTTTTAAATCAGAAAATAATAATCTATTTGAATTTATCCAATCCAACTATGCATTTTAAAAAAAAACTAATAAAAGATATAAACCATTCTATAAAAAATAAAAATATTTTATATCCAATATGCATAAAAATAGAAATGAAATCAAATACAAAAATAAAAAAAACTATCATAAAAAACATCATAGCTGTAGCTTCTGGAAAGGGAGGAGTAGGAAAATCAACAATAGCAACTAATATAGCTGTATCATTAGTTCTAATGGGGTTTAATGTAGGATTATTAGATGCTGATATTTATGGACCTTCTATTCCATTAATGTTTAATATTGAAGATGAGAACATTCAAACCATTATACATAAAAATGGTATTATGAATCCTATTATTCGTTATGGTGTTAAAATTCTATCTATAGGTTTTTTTATAAAAAATGGACAGGCTATTGTTTGGAGAGGCCCCATGGTTACTAAAGTATTGAGACAATTTATGCACGAAACAGATTGGGGAGAATTAGATTTTTTAATTGTAGATTTACCACCAGGAACAGGTGATATACATTTATCTCTTTTGCAAGAAATTTCATTTAAAGGAATTATTTTAGTAAGTACATCTCAAAAAATAGCATTGTCGGATGTGAATAGGGCTGTAGGAATGTTTCGTATTAAATCTATTTATGTTCCAATACTTGGAATTATAGAAAATATGTCTTACTTTCTTACAAAAGAAAGTAAAGATAAATGCTATCTATTTGGAATAGATGGAGTAAAAAATTTTTCCAAAAAAATGGATATTTTTTTTCTTGGAAAAATTCCTTTTTTACAAAAAATACGAGAAAATTCAGATTTAGGAATTCCTGTTGTTTTAGAAAACGAAAACATTAAAAATATTTTTATAAAAATTACTAAAAATATAATAACTAAACTCCCCTAG
- the ftsZ gene encoding cell division protein FtsZ, translated as MKKEDFIQKKENVQFGFTKNRSAAIKVIGVGGGGSNALSHMFEQGITGVDFIACNTDAQALNNNQVPVKIQLGASITEGLGAGADPEVGEKAALESLEEIKSILDSNTKMTFITAGMGGGTGTGAAPIIAGISKEKGILTVGIVTIPFHFEGKMRLEQAQKGIEALRKNVDSLIVINNDKLRELYGNLGFKAGFAKADEVLTTAAKGIAEVITHHYKQNIDLRDTRTVLKESGTAVMGSAISVGENRAKEAVVQALDSPLLNDNKITGAKNVLLLIVSGRIEITIDEIGIISDYIQAEAGNNANIIMGIGEDESLEESISVTIVATGFPTEVQRAINHEEKKIFHRLEEPYEQRLTKIEEIHSYSKRIDPIKKNYSIPYKKNKENFSNKSIFDQAINYNFSKKHKYMLEDSLNLPISYNKNEKIFKKRIRKKENNKNE; from the coding sequence ATGAAAAAAGAAGATTTTATACAAAAAAAAGAAAACGTTCAGTTTGGATTTACTAAAAATCGTTCAGCTGCAATAAAAGTAATTGGAGTAGGAGGAGGAGGAAGTAATGCTTTAAGTCATATGTTTGAGCAAGGAATTACTGGTGTAGATTTTATAGCATGTAATACGGATGCGCAAGCCTTAAATAATAACCAAGTACCTGTAAAAATTCAATTAGGAGCTTCTATTACAGAAGGTTTAGGTGCTGGAGCTGATCCAGAAGTAGGAGAAAAGGCAGCGTTAGAAAGTTTGGAAGAAATAAAAAGTATTCTAGATTCTAATACAAAAATGACCTTTATTACAGCAGGAATGGGTGGGGGAACTGGAACCGGCGCCGCTCCAATTATTGCAGGAATTTCTAAAGAAAAGGGAATTTTAACTGTAGGTATCGTTACAATTCCATTTCATTTTGAAGGAAAAATGAGATTAGAACAAGCTCAAAAAGGAATTGAAGCATTAAGAAAAAATGTGGATTCTCTCATTGTTATTAATAACGATAAATTAAGAGAATTATATGGAAATCTAGGATTTAAAGCTGGTTTTGCTAAAGCTGATGAAGTTTTAACCACTGCAGCTAAGGGAATAGCAGAAGTGATTACTCACCATTATAAACAAAATATAGATTTAAGAGATACGAGAACCGTTCTTAAAGAAAGTGGAACAGCTGTTATGGGTTCTGCTATTTCTGTTGGAGAAAATAGAGCAAAGGAAGCTGTTGTACAAGCTTTGGATTCTCCATTATTGAATGATAATAAGATTACGGGAGCTAAGAATGTTCTTTTGCTTATTGTTTCAGGAAGAATAGAAATTACTATAGATGAAATAGGAATAATAAGTGATTATATACAAGCCGAAGCAGGAAATAATGCAAATATTATTATGGGTATAGGAGAAGACGAAAGTTTGGAAGAAAGTATTTCAGTTACTATTGTAGCTACAGGTTTTCCTACGGAAGTGCAGAGAGCCATTAATCATGAAGAAAAAAAAATATTTCATAGGTTGGAAGAACCTTATGAACAAAGATTAACCAAAATAGAAGAAATTCATTCTTATTCTAAACGAATAGATCCTATAAAAAAAAACTATTCAATACCTTATAAAAAAAATAAAGAAAATTTTTCAAATAAAAGCATTTTCGATCAAGCTATTAATTACAATTTTTCCAAAAAACATAAATATATGTTAGAAGATAGTTTAAATCTTCCTATTTCATACAATAAAAATGAAAAAATATTCAAAAAGCGTATTCGTAAAAAAGAAAATAATAAAAATGAGTAG
- the hisS gene encoding histidine--tRNA ligase: MIHANIPKGTRDFSSIEIRKRNYLIQTIRNKFELFGFYPIETPSIENISTLIGKYGKEGDYLMFKLLHSGHFLKKRISDFLKKINNKEKIVDIEKFLTEHLSNKALRYDLTVPFVRYVVMHKNEIIFPFKRYQIQPVWRADKPQKGRFREFYQCDADIISYSWSLWKEIELIQLCDEIFTKLNFPIIIYINHRDILEGLVEIYGIENNLWKDFTTSLDKWNKIGRDLVKKEMLQKGISSKSFEKIAFFFDMKENFYKKEKYLTGAFQYSKKGKKGIKDLSFIYKNINKISLQNTKLEWNISLARGMNYYTGTILEIVPFNNNGSNNSISIGGGGRYDQLANLFGIKNISGVGVSLGLDRIYLAMEKKNLFQPISNYPSKVLFINFGDEEVLYAYQMIKFLRKKGISTQLYPNAVKIGKQFRYANDNNIPFTISIGKNEIKKNKIRVKDLQKRTEKEYDHIHDVVNHFMKK, from the coding sequence ATTATCCATGCTAATATTCCCAAAGGGACCAGGGATTTTTCATCGATAGAGATTCGTAAACGAAATTATTTAATTCAAACTATTAGAAATAAATTTGAACTATTTGGGTTTTATCCTATAGAAACCCCTTCTATTGAAAATATTTCGACTCTTATTGGTAAATATGGGAAAGAAGGAGATTATTTAATGTTTAAATTACTTCATTCAGGTCATTTTTTAAAAAAAAGAATTTCAGATTTTTTAAAAAAAATCAATAATAAGGAAAAAATTGTTGATATAGAAAAATTTTTAACGGAACATCTATCTAATAAAGCTCTTAGATATGATTTAACGGTTCCTTTTGTACGTTATGTAGTCATGCATAAAAATGAAATAATTTTTCCTTTTAAAAGATATCAAATTCAACCTGTATGGCGTGCAGATAAACCTCAAAAAGGAAGATTTAGAGAATTTTATCAATGTGATGCCGATATCATTTCATACTCTTGGTCTTTATGGAAAGAAATAGAATTGATTCAACTTTGTGACGAAATTTTTACAAAATTAAATTTTCCTATCATTATCTATATTAACCATAGGGATATATTAGAAGGATTAGTTGAAATTTATGGGATAGAAAATAATTTATGGAAAGATTTTACTACATCTTTAGATAAATGGAATAAAATTGGACGAGATCTAGTTAAAAAAGAAATGTTACAAAAAGGTATTTCATCTAAATCATTTGAAAAAATAGCATTTTTTTTCGATATGAAAGAAAATTTTTATAAAAAAGAGAAATATTTAACGGGAGCCTTTCAATATTCTAAAAAAGGGAAAAAAGGGATCAAAGACCTTAGTTTTATTTATAAAAATATAAATAAGATTTCTTTACAAAATACAAAATTGGAATGGAATATTTCTTTAGCCAGAGGAATGAATTATTATACAGGTACAATATTAGAGATTGTTCCATTTAATAATAATGGTTCTAATAATTCAATTTCTATTGGTGGAGGAGGAAGGTATGATCAATTAGCTAATTTATTTGGAATAAAAAATATTTCTGGAGTAGGAGTTTCTTTAGGTTTAGATAGAATATATTTAGCTATGGAAAAAAAAAATTTATTTCAACCTATTTCTAATTATCCTTCAAAGGTGTTGTTTATAAATTTTGGAGATGAAGAGGTATTGTATGCATATCAAATGATAAAATTTTTGAGAAAAAAAGGAATTTCTACTCAGTTATATCCTAATGCGGTTAAAATAGGAAAACAATTTAGATATGCTAATGATAACAATATTCCATTTACTATTAGTATAGGAAAAAATGAAATAAAAAAAAATAAAATAAGAGTAAAAGATCTTCAAAAAAGAACAGAAAAAGAATACGATCATATACATGATGTAGTGAATCACTTCATGAAAAAATAG
- the ftsA gene encoding cell division protein FtsA yields the protein MEYQDIAIGLDVGTTKIVAMVGRRNEYNKIEILGIGRSKSIGVHIGVVNNITQTIEAIREAVSEAEHSSGLKIKEVIVGIAGQHIRSLQHNDYITRLDFENVINQKDIQKLIDQVHKLVMLPGEEIIHVLPQEYKVDSQAEIGEPIGMYGSRLEANFHVVVGQISSIRNIGRCVKAAGLNLAGMTLEPLASAEAVLSIEEREAGVALVDIGGGTTDIAIFKDNIIRHTAVIPFGGNVITENIKTDCLIIERQAELLKIKFGSTWPGENKETEIVCIPGLRGRDPKEISLKHLSKIIHTRVCEILEQVNVEIKNYGNEEQKKRLIAGLVMTGGGSQLKHIRPLTEYMTGMDIRIGYSNEHISGEKNGIISNPEYATSIGLVIKGLDDKKKYLCTTDMVQKHDENHTSEFFSTKFYNKNRKSNYEENSDHSLKKKKNKTKSKSFLEIWADKFRKILNDTE from the coding sequence ATGGAATATCAAGATATAGCTATAGGTCTTGATGTGGGGACCACGAAAATTGTAGCTATGGTAGGAAGGAGAAATGAATATAATAAAATTGAGATTTTAGGCATAGGTAGATCTAAAAGTATAGGGGTGCATATAGGTGTTGTAAATAATATAACTCAAACCATTGAAGCCATTCGTGAAGCAGTATCTGAAGCGGAACATAGTTCTGGTTTAAAAATAAAAGAAGTTATTGTTGGAATAGCAGGACAACATATTAGAAGTCTACAACATAATGATTATATTACCAGATTAGATTTTGAAAATGTAATAAATCAAAAAGATATACAAAAATTAATAGATCAAGTTCATAAACTTGTTATGCTTCCAGGAGAAGAGATAATTCATGTTCTTCCACAAGAATATAAAGTAGATAGTCAAGCAGAAATAGGAGAACCAATAGGTATGTATGGAAGTCGTTTAGAAGCAAATTTTCATGTAGTAGTAGGACAAATTTCTTCTATTCGTAATATTGGAAGATGTGTAAAAGCAGCAGGATTGAATTTAGCTGGAATGACTTTAGAGCCTTTAGCCTCTGCAGAGGCTGTATTAAGTATAGAAGAAAGAGAAGCTGGGGTAGCTTTAGTGGATATAGGAGGAGGAACCACGGATATTGCTATATTTAAAGATAATATTATTCGTCACACAGCCGTAATTCCTTTTGGAGGTAACGTTATAACTGAAAATATAAAAACAGATTGTTTAATTATTGAACGACAAGCAGAATTATTAAAAATAAAATTTGGATCTACATGGCCTGGGGAGAACAAAGAAACAGAAATTGTTTGTATACCTGGATTAAGAGGTCGTGACCCTAAAGAAATTTCTTTGAAACATCTTTCCAAAATTATTCATACACGAGTATGTGAAATTTTGGAACAAGTAAATGTGGAAATAAAAAATTATGGGAATGAAGAACAAAAAAAAAGACTCATAGCAGGATTAGTTATGACAGGAGGAGGTTCTCAATTAAAACATATTCGTCCTTTAACAGAATATATGACTGGTATGGATATTCGTATAGGTTATTCTAATGAACACATTTCAGGAGAGAAAAACGGTATTATAAGTAATCCAGAATATGCAACGTCTATAGGATTAGTTATTAAAGGTCTTGATGATAAAAAAAAATATCTTTGTACAACAGATATGGTACAAAAACATGATGAAAATCATACTTCTGAATTTTTTTCTACAAAATTTTATAATAAAAATCGTAAATCAAATTATGAGGAAAATTCGGACCATTCTTTAAAAAAGAAAAAAAATAAAACAAAATCAAAATCTTTTCTTGAAATTTGGGCAGATAAGTTCCGTAAAATATTGAATGATACAGAATAA
- the murC gene encoding UDP-N-acetylmuramate--L-alanine ligase, with amino-acid sequence MNLNQIDYFYFIGIGGMGMSSLARYFHSMGKIVYGHDKNRTLLTTKLEEEGISINYHDSVEILPKWVLSKRCLIVYTPAITNYHKQWLFLKKNGKNIKKRSQVLALITENEICIAIGGTHGKTTTCTLLGHILYHSGISMTAFLGGISENYQSNIILNGRKIFLVEADEFDHSFLYLSPNIACITSLDQDHVDTYPKKETLKKAYVAFSNRIKKPYKKIFLCKEESFLSKNAIYYSVIEKANYYSNHLFIKKNKWYFDFHTPTETWKYLPLPIPGIHNLKNVTAALAISDYLKINKEKVKKALFLFKGIKRRYTIHYNKKKIYYIDDYAHHPTEINALIHTVRECFPNKKILGIFQPHLFSRTKFFEENFAKSLEKLDILILLDIYPSRELSINGINSDSLFKKIKMSSKNKERSTISKVLEKIEKKHFDIILTMGAGDIDTLIIPIKKWLYKRYG; translated from the coding sequence ATGAACTTAAACCAAATTGATTATTTTTATTTCATTGGAATAGGAGGAATGGGTATGAGTTCACTCGCTAGATATTTTCATTCTATGGGTAAAATTGTTTATGGTCATGATAAAAATAGAACTTTGTTGACTACAAAATTAGAAGAAGAGGGAATATCCATTAATTATCATGATAGTGTAGAAATATTACCAAAATGGGTTTTATCTAAACGATGTTTAATTGTATATACTCCAGCTATTACTAATTATCATAAACAATGGTTATTTTTAAAAAAAAATGGTAAAAATATTAAAAAACGTTCTCAAGTATTAGCTTTAATTACAGAAAATGAAATTTGCATAGCTATAGGTGGGACTCATGGAAAAACAACCACTTGCACTTTACTAGGACACATTTTATATCATTCAGGAATTTCTATGACTGCTTTTTTAGGAGGCATATCTGAGAATTATCAATCTAATATAATATTGAATGGAAGAAAAATTTTCTTGGTAGAAGCAGACGAATTTGACCATTCTTTTTTATATCTTTCTCCTAATATCGCATGTATTACGTCTTTGGACCAAGATCATGTTGATACTTATCCAAAAAAAGAAACTTTAAAAAAGGCTTATGTAGCTTTTTCAAATAGAATAAAAAAACCATATAAAAAAATATTTCTTTGTAAAGAAGAGTCTTTTTTATCAAAAAACGCTATATATTATTCTGTTATAGAAAAAGCAAATTATTATTCAAATCATCTTTTTATAAAAAAAAATAAATGGTATTTTGATTTTCACACTCCTACAGAAACATGGAAATATTTACCATTACCTATTCCAGGTATACATAATTTAAAAAACGTTACAGCAGCATTAGCTATATCTGATTATTTAAAAATTAATAAAGAAAAAGTAAAAAAAGCTTTATTTTTATTTAAAGGAATAAAAAGAAGATACACCATCCATTATAATAAAAAAAAAATCTATTATATAGATGATTATGCACATCATCCTACAGAAATTAATGCATTGATTCATACTGTTAGAGAATGTTTTCCAAATAAAAAAATATTGGGAATTTTTCAACCCCATTTATTTAGTAGAACTAAATTTTTTGAAGAAAATTTTGCAAAAAGTTTAGAAAAGCTTGACATTTTAATTTTATTAGATATTTATCCATCTAGAGAATTATCCATAAATGGAATTAATTCTGATAGTTTATTCAAAAAAATAAAAATGAGTTCTAAAAATAAAGAAAGATCTACTATATCCAAAGTTTTAGAAAAAATTGAAAAAAAACATTTTGATATTATTCTTACAATGGGAGCTGGGGATATAGATACCTTAATCATTCCTATCAAAAAATGGTTGTATAAACGATATGGATAA
- the pnuC gene encoding nicotinamide riboside transporter PnuC, with translation MSDWINIFLYPYYNRSFFHIILEFTAVILTICSVFFAQKNNIWVYPIGIVSTIIYSYLTFITSIYGDFIINLYYTGMSFYGWYIWLYKKDKKDKKKPITFCNKKDYFYTTILFLFTCIFSIIVYIFYGKLQSYYDWMDVFTTGIYFSGMYQMAIKKVENWIFWIVGNIISVPLYFFKGFILTGILFIILVLLAIVGFFIWKKKAINKIL, from the coding sequence ATGAGTGATTGGATAAATATTTTTTTATATCCTTATTATAATAGGAGTTTTTTTCATATAATTTTAGAATTTACAGCTGTAATATTGACAATATGTAGTGTTTTTTTTGCTCAAAAAAATAATATATGGGTATATCCAATAGGAATAGTAAGTACTATAATATATAGTTATTTAACTTTTATTACTTCTATTTATGGTGATTTTATTATTAACTTATATTACACTGGTATGAGCTTTTATGGATGGTATATATGGTTATATAAAAAGGATAAAAAGGATAAAAAAAAGCCTATCACTTTTTGCAATAAAAAAGATTATTTTTATACTACTATTTTGTTCTTATTCACCTGTATTTTCAGTATTATAGTTTATATTTTTTATGGAAAATTACAATCCTATTATGATTGGATGGACGTGTTTACAACGGGGATTTATTTTTCTGGAATGTATCAAATGGCTATAAAAAAAGTAGAAAATTGGATATTTTGGATCGTAGGAAACATCATTTCCGTTCCTCTTTATTTTTTTAAAGGTTTTATATTAACAGGAATTTTATTTATCATTCTTGTTTTATTGGCTATAGTAGGATTTTTTATTTGGAAAAAAAAAGCAATAAATAAAATTTTATAA
- a CDS encoding cell division protein FtsQ/DivIB, whose amino-acid sequence MISFFYFSQKIHKNRILKKFNLIIDPLSKDHFINEKIIKNILFYKKKDKIEKKLGQLCIFIMEKKLNNYPFIKKSEVFLSVDGTLNIKIWQKEPILRIKNGNKEYYLTKDAENLKLSSFYSSKVILAKGTFSKEEKKHLVNLVQFINCDELFKNQIISIKKNNKNSFFLIPKIGNHHIILGNINNFKKKLNKLKAFYKQYLNKIDINQYQSIDLQYKDQVVAKKR is encoded by the coding sequence ATGATATCGTTTTTTTATTTTTCTCAAAAAATACATAAAAATAGAATTTTAAAAAAGTTCAATCTAATCATAGATCCCTTATCCAAAGATCATTTTATAAATGAAAAAATTATTAAAAATATTCTTTTTTATAAAAAAAAAGATAAAATTGAAAAAAAACTTGGGCAATTATGTATATTTATAATGGAAAAAAAATTAAATAATTATCCTTTTATAAAAAAATCTGAGGTGTTTCTTAGTGTCGATGGAACCCTTAATATTAAAATTTGGCAAAAAGAACCCATTTTAAGAATAAAAAATGGAAATAAAGAATATTATCTTACTAAAGATGCGGAAAATTTAAAACTTTCTTCATTTTATTCCTCAAAAGTTATTTTAGCAAAAGGAACTTTTTCTAAAGAAGAAAAAAAACACTTAGTGAATTTAGTACAATTTATAAATTGTGATGAATTATTCAAAAACCAAATTATTAGCATAAAAAAAAATAATAAAAATTCATTTTTTTTAATTCCAAAAATAGGAAATCATCATATTATATTAGGAAATATAAATAATTTTAAAAAAAAATTGAATAAATTAAAAGCATTTTATAAGCAGTACCTAAATAAAATAGATATTAATCAATATCAAAGTATTGATTTACAATATAAAGACCAAGTAGTCGCAAAAAAAAGATAA
- a CDS encoding 4'-phosphopantetheinyl transferase family protein, with the protein MIIVFIWKNFYETMFSEKLILSDKEKIFFLSLSEKRKREFLGIRYVLRYIGIKMNIFYNEKKKPFFFPEEKYISLSHSFEKIAIAISYYKIGIDIEKLRKNNKIVKIKKKFIRDDESIFINPNYEEDYLHIIWGIKESLYKLEGGILYSFLDHYKVSPFCIKKDSCISCWIIKKSYSKRFYAFYRKIEEHYLVYIIDK; encoded by the coding sequence ATGATTATAGTTTTTATATGGAAAAATTTTTATGAAACTATGTTTTCAGAAAAGCTCATTCTTTCCGATAAAGAAAAAATTTTTTTTCTTTCTTTATCAGAAAAACGTAAAAGAGAGTTTTTAGGAATACGTTATGTTCTTAGATATATAGGCATTAAAATGAATATTTTTTATAATGAAAAAAAAAAACCTTTTTTTTTCCCTGAAGAAAAATATATTTCCTTAAGTCATTCTTTTGAAAAAATAGCCATAGCTATAAGCTATTATAAAATAGGAATAGACATAGAAAAATTACGAAAAAATAATAAAATAGTTAAAATAAAAAAAAAATTTATTAGAGATGATGAATCTATTTTTATTAATCCAAATTATGAAGAAGATTATTTGCATATTATATGGGGAATTAAAGAAAGTTTATATAAACTAGAAGGTGGAATTTTATATAGTTTTTTAGATCATTATAAAGTTTCTCCTTTTTGCATTAAAAAAGATTCTTGTATATCATGCTGGATTATTAAAAAATCCTATAGCAAGAGATTTTATGCTTTTTATAGAAAAATAGAAGAACATTACTTAGTTTATATTATAGACAAATGA
- the murG gene encoding undecaprenyldiphospho-muramoylpentapeptide beta-N-acetylglucosaminyltransferase → MSNDIFPRIIIGSGGTGGHIYTGIAIAEELKKQIPKTNILFIGSKNHMEMQEIPKFGYSIKEVCISGGKNRFFSIAGFILSIQLIYSFFLANKIIKNFSPDIVIGTGGFVSFPTLYAAKKNKIPILIQEQNSFPGLTNRIFSRYAKKICIAYEQAKKYFPEKKTIITGNPVRSEILQKLPSKEKACIHLGLKVEKPIILSIGGSQGSNSINNVWIKGLKKLIQLDMQLIWQIGKFDIHKIKKNKMSHHSNFILMDYIENLPICYAAADIIVSRAGALTISEISLIGKPYILIPFPWSSDDHQNKNAKILEEKEAALIIKNEEIEQKLVDSTIELMNNSNMKKKMSKNILQLGKPKATNDIVNEILQII, encoded by the coding sequence ATGAGCAATGATATTTTTCCTAGAATAATTATTGGTAGTGGAGGAACCGGAGGACACATATATACTGGAATAGCCATTGCAGAAGAACTAAAAAAACAAATTCCAAAAACCAATATTTTATTTATTGGATCTAAAAATCATATGGAGATGCAAGAAATTCCTAAATTTGGATATTCTATTAAAGAAGTTTGTATTTCAGGTGGAAAGAATAGATTTTTTTCTATAGCAGGCTTTATTTTATCTATACAACTAATATATAGTTTTTTTTTAGCAAATAAAATTATTAAAAATTTTTCTCCAGATATCGTTATTGGAACAGGAGGATTTGTAAGTTTCCCTACTTTATATGCTGCAAAAAAAAATAAAATACCTATTTTGATTCAAGAACAGAATTCTTTTCCTGGATTAACCAATAGAATATTTTCTCGTTATGCTAAAAAAATTTGTATTGCTTATGAACAAGCAAAAAAATATTTTCCAGAAAAAAAAACTATTATAACCGGAAATCCAGTTCGATCTGAAATATTACAAAAATTACCTAGTAAAGAAAAAGCTTGTATTCATTTAGGATTAAAAGTAGAAAAACCTATTATTTTATCTATAGGTGGAAGTCAAGGCTCCAATAGTATAAATAATGTTTGGATAAAAGGGTTAAAAAAATTAATACAATTAGATATGCAACTTATTTGGCAAATTGGAAAATTTGATATTCATAAAATAAAAAAAAATAAAATGTCTCATCATTCTAATTTTATTTTAATGGATTATATTGAAAATTTACCGATATGTTATGCTGCAGCAGATATCATTGTATCTAGAGCTGGAGCTTTAACTATATCGGAAATATCTTTAATAGGAAAACCATATATATTAATTCCTTTTCCTTGGTCTTCAGACGATCATCAAAATAAAAATGCTAAAATATTAGAAGAAAAAGAGGCTGCTTTAATTATTAAAAATGAGGAAATAGAGCAAAAATTGGTGGATTCAACTATTGAATTAATGAATAATTCAAATATGAAAAAAAAAATGAGTAAAAATATATTGCAATTAGGAAAACCTAAAGCAACAAACGATATTGTAAACGAGATTTTACAAATTATTTGA
- a CDS encoding purine-nucleoside phosphorylase gives MTIILEKSKQYIQNKIKEKPDFGILLLGNLFDKLIEEIQNPICISYEEIPFFSKKELNGKFLFGKIEGKNVVFLIEPFYEKNRTNYFPIVLCKNIGIDKLILINISGGVNPNYKMGDVMFVKDHINFFPESPNKTEFIKNIFFKITEPYDKKMIEIAENIAMNHNIIIQKGIYVASPYYNYKTDAEYAMIRSMGGDCVGMNIIKYVIKARCMNLRVFAISIIFMGVNEIKINNHDYFMKSFVHKTEKSISLLILIIKDFIKLCL, from the coding sequence ATGACTATTATTTTAGAAAAATCAAAACAATACATACAAAACAAAATTAAAGAAAAACCTGATTTCGGAATTTTATTATTAGGAAATCTATTTGATAAACTTATAGAGGAGATACAAAATCCTATATGCATTTCTTATGAAGAAATACCTTTTTTTTCTAAAAAAGAATTGAATGGAAAATTTCTATTTGGTAAAATAGAAGGTAAAAATGTAGTTTTTTTAATAGAACCTTTTTATGAGAAAAATAGGACAAACTATTTTCCTATTGTTTTGTGTAAAAATATAGGAATAGATAAATTAATTTTGATTAATATTTCTGGAGGGGTGAATCCAAACTACAAAATGGGAGATGTTATGTTTGTTAAAGATCATATCAATTTTTTTCCAGAAAGTCCTAATAAAACAGAATTTATAAAAAATATATTTTTCAAAATTACGGAACCATATGATAAAAAAATGATAGAAATTGCAGAAAATATAGCCATGAATCATAATATCATTATCCAGAAAGGAATATATGTTGCTTCTCCCTATTATAATTATAAAACAGATGCAGAATACGCAATGATACGATCTATGGGTGGTGACTGTGTTGGTATGAATATTATAAAATACGTTATAAAAGCTAGATGTATGAATCTACGAGTATTTGCCATATCCATTATTTTCATGGGGGTAAATGAAATAAAGATTAATAATCACGATTATTTTATGAAGTCATTTGTTCATAAAACGGAAAAATCTATATCTCTTCTAATATTAATAATAAAAGATTTTATAAAACTTTGTCTATAA